GGCCTACTTCAACTTGAAGTGGGCGGAGCACCGCTTGCGGGATCATCTCATTCCGAATACCCGTTTGGCGGACAATATGTTCGTCACAGCCCAGCGGTTGGCAGGCGCGTTGAAAGATGCAATGCCTGGCTGGGAAGTCTTGGGCGTTTTGGATGAGGAACTGGCGGGGTTGGACGGTTGGCCGGAGAGCCTCGCCTGTGCCTGTGATGACCTCTGTGGCAGGGTTCATGAGCTTTACTCGGCCATTGCCGAGAGTGGCGGCGGGGAAGGCAAGGTGAAGCCTTTGGCCGTCCTCAAGGAGGTTTCCGCTTTCAAGGCGGGAGCAGTCTATGATGCGGTAGGAGAGGCGTTCCGCTGTGTGGGGGCGCTTGCCTACTTGGGAGGCTTTGCGGCTTCTCATATCCAAGGCGCCGCTCGGTTCTGCCGTAAAAACGGTGTGGATTGGGATGCGCTTTTGGAGATGGCGGATGCCTTGAGATGCAAGCGCCTCTGGACCTCCCATTCTGTGGATGAGGACGAGGTGTCCCATCGCAAAGGCAAGAAGGGTTATAAGATAGACTCTGCAGTGGCCGTGGCGATGGCGGATTGTCTTGCAGGTACTGCTTCCTCCGCTCCTGCTGGGGGGATGTTGGATGCGCCGGTTGCCGTTAAGCCGCTTCGTACCGCGCGGGACAATGGAAAGCGGGACGGTAGACGAGGAAAGGGAGGAAAGGCGAAATACGAGAGCGCGTAGTAGTCAGCGCTAATGGGCGGGGGGATTGGAGCATATTCGCGCGGAAGTTTTTCACGCAGATTTGCTTCGTCTCCCCGCCCAGTATTTTTTTAACGAAGGAGTCTCTCCGCCAGCTGGCGGGGAAACTCCTTTAAAACCCATAAATCACCTCGTATTAACGCGAAAGAGAACAACATCTCCATCTCTCATCAAATACCCTCTTCCTTCAAGCCGAACCAAACCT
This is a stretch of genomic DNA from Patescibacteria group bacterium. It encodes these proteins:
- a CDS encoding DUF933 domain-containing protein, which translates into the protein GLVRLEGRGYLMRDGDVVLFRVNTR